The following proteins are encoded in a genomic region of Oncorhynchus gorbuscha isolate QuinsamMale2020 ecotype Even-year linkage group LG11, OgorEven_v1.0, whole genome shotgun sequence:
- the LOC124047778 gene encoding procathepsin L-like, which produces MMSLYLAVLVLCMSAVYAAPMFDSQLEGHWHLWKNWHSKNYHESEEGWRRMVWEKNLKKIEMHNLDHSMGKHSYRLGMNNFGDMTNEEFRQLMNGYKQTTERKYKGSLFMEPNYLQVPEAVDWREKGYVTPIKNQCSCGSCWAFSSTGAIEGQQFRKTGNLVSLSEQNLMDCSRPQGNEGCNGGLMDLAFQYVKDNGGLDTEASYPYVGKDDDLCHYRPEFSAVNETGFVDIPSGKEHALMTAVASVGPVSVAIDASHESFQFYQSGIYYEEKCSSEELDHGVLVVGYGFEGEDVDCNKFWIVKNSWSEKWGDKGYIYMAKDRKNHCGIATAASYPLV; this is translated from the exons ATGATGTCCCTGTACTTGGCAGTGTTGGTGCTCTGTATGAGTGCTGTGTATGCGGCCCCTATGTTTGACTCTCAGTTGGAGGGCCACTGGCACTTGTGGAAGAACTGGCACAGCAAGAACTACCATGAG AGTGAGGAGGGCTGGAGGAGGATGGTTTGGGAAAAGAACCTGAAAAAGATTGAGATGCACAACCTGGACCATTCTATGGGAAAACACTCCTACCGTCTGGGCATGAACAACTTTGGTGACATG ACCAACGAAGAGTTCAGGCAGCTCATGAACGGCTACAAGCAGACGACTGAGAGGAAGTACAAGGGCTCTCTGTTCATGGAACCCAATTACCTGCAGGTCCCTGAAGCTGTGGACTGGAGAGAGAAGGGCTACGTCACTCCCATCAAGAACCAG TGCTCATGTGGGTCTTGCTGGGCGTTCAGTTCCACCGGAGCCATAGAGGGCCAGCAATTCAGGAAGACTGGCAATCTGGTGTCTCTGAGTGAACAGAACCTGATGGACTGCTCCAGACCCCAGGGCAACGAGGGCTGTAATGGAGGTCTCATGGACTTGGCGTTCCAGTATGTAAAGGACAACGGCGGCCTGGACACAGAGGCGTCCTACCCCTATGTGGGCAAG GATGATGATCTTTGTCACTACCGACCCGAGTTCAGTGCTGTCAATGAAACTGGCTTTGTGGACATCCCCAGTGGCAAAGAACACGCTCTGATGACGGCTGTGGCGTCTGTCGGCCCCGTCTCTGTCGCCATCGATGCCAGCCACGAATCCTTCCAGTTCTACCAGTCTG GGATCTATTATGAGGAGAAGTGCAGCAGTGAGGAGCTTGACCATGGAGTTCTGGTGGTGGGATACGGTTTTGAAGGAGAGGATGTAGATTGCAATAAATTCTGGATTGTCAAGaacag CTGGAGCGAGAAATGGGGAGACAAAGGCTACATCTACATGGCCAAAGACAGGAAGAATCACTGTGGCATTGCCACGGCAGCCAGCTACCCACTGGTCTAG